Proteins encoded in a region of the Streptomyces sp. NBC_00513 genome:
- a CDS encoding NHLP bacteriocin export ABC transporter permease/ATPase subunit — protein MGALGSAVDCTGLRSLSLEGPLVLWLVVRGALDLFAVDASQAGHWHFLGRLEPGTLLLGPAEGPDHTLVGRPLQGCRLRRIELRELYRPEYGDQFPGAGFHGGPWHADQGQYGMPAAGRPSPLEDAFARGIGRGLRVLYQPPLDGGVPAEHGGADDDILWMQIAPGSVQYGAVYETEAVGTLLVDAAMWQGMVDQQHRLLYALDDRLEELERAHEDRTAAGIEAGRAARTHADRTLLASIVRSGRDSHRSAGVDATFAVCGLVADAARITLSEPGEAAGTAGQVDPVESIALASRIRTRVVRLGGRWWRENTGPLVGRREKDGTPVALLWRRGGYEAVDPATGTRERVGRTNEAVFEPRAVMLYRPLPDGRVGLPALLRFSVRGTLPELRSLMLGGLVAVALGALVPIATGRVLGRYVPQGENGLIVQTGLALIATGIVSAAFMLLQNTSLLRMEGRVEATLQPAVWDRLLRLPTKFFAGRSTGELAGAAMGISAIRRVLSGIGPVCVQAGAVGAMNLVLLLVYSVPLAMVALAMLVVVAVVFLGLGLWQLRYQRRLIALGYRLNNQAFQTLRGLPKLRVAAAESFAYAAWAREFARTRDLQQRIGRIQNVITVLGAVYLPLCTLVMFMLLAGPARGAMSAGEFLTFSTALTMLLSSVTQLTGALISAAAVLPMFEQVKPLLRETPEAVRSSTRPGELTGAIEAKDLSYRYADDGPLVLENVNFSIGQGEFVAIVGASGCGKSTLLRLLIGFDKPDSGSVMYDGQDLAALDQAAVRRQCGVVLQNAQPFTGSILDCIRGAGTFSLEEAWEAAAMAGLAEDVKAMPMGMHTMLSDGGGTVSGGQRQRLMIAQALIRKPRVLFFDEATSALDNEAQRVVVESTRALRATRVVIAHRLSTIMGADRVIAMADGRIVQQGPPAELLADTTGLFHDLVRRQLR, from the coding sequence CTGGGCGCCCTGGGCTCGGCGGTCGACTGCACGGGCCTGCGCAGCCTGTCCCTGGAGGGCCCGCTCGTCCTGTGGCTGGTCGTGCGGGGCGCGTTGGACCTGTTCGCCGTCGACGCCTCGCAGGCCGGACACTGGCACTTCCTGGGCCGGCTGGAGCCGGGCACGCTGCTGCTGGGCCCGGCCGAGGGCCCCGACCACACCCTGGTCGGCCGGCCCCTGCAAGGGTGTCGGCTGCGCCGCATCGAGCTGCGGGAGCTGTACCGACCCGAGTACGGCGACCAGTTCCCGGGGGCGGGGTTCCACGGCGGACCGTGGCACGCCGATCAAGGGCAGTACGGCATGCCCGCCGCAGGGCGACCGAGCCCCCTGGAAGACGCCTTCGCGCGCGGCATCGGCCGCGGCCTGCGCGTGCTCTACCAGCCGCCGTTGGACGGCGGCGTCCCCGCCGAACACGGCGGGGCCGACGACGACATCCTCTGGATGCAGATCGCCCCGGGCAGCGTCCAGTACGGGGCCGTGTACGAGACGGAGGCGGTGGGCACCCTCCTCGTCGACGCGGCGATGTGGCAGGGCATGGTCGACCAGCAGCACCGGCTGCTGTACGCCCTGGACGACCGGCTCGAAGAGCTGGAGCGCGCGCACGAGGACCGTACGGCGGCCGGAATCGAGGCGGGCCGGGCAGCCCGTACCCACGCGGACCGGACCCTGCTGGCGTCCATCGTCCGCTCCGGCCGGGATTCCCACCGGAGCGCGGGCGTCGACGCCACGTTCGCCGTGTGCGGGCTGGTCGCCGACGCGGCCCGCATCACCCTCTCCGAACCGGGCGAGGCCGCCGGCACCGCCGGGCAGGTGGATCCCGTCGAGAGCATCGCGCTCGCCTCCCGGATCCGTACCCGTGTGGTCCGGCTCGGCGGGCGCTGGTGGCGGGAGAACACCGGGCCGCTGGTGGGCCGGCGGGAGAAGGACGGAACGCCGGTCGCCCTGCTGTGGCGGCGCGGCGGCTACGAGGCCGTCGACCCCGCCACCGGTACGCGCGAGCGCGTCGGCAGGACGAACGAGGCCGTCTTCGAGCCGCGCGCCGTCATGCTGTACCGCCCGCTGCCCGACGGGCGGGTGGGCCTGCCGGCACTGCTCCGGTTCAGCGTGCGCGGCACCCTCCCGGAGCTGCGCAGCCTGATGCTGGGCGGGCTGGTCGCGGTGGCCCTGGGCGCACTGGTGCCGATCGCCACCGGCCGGGTCCTCGGCCGCTACGTCCCACAGGGCGAGAACGGCCTCATCGTGCAGACGGGGCTGGCGCTGATCGCGACCGGCATCGTCTCGGCCGCCTTCATGCTGCTGCAGAACACCTCCCTCCTGCGCATGGAGGGCCGCGTCGAGGCCACCTTGCAGCCGGCGGTGTGGGACCGGCTGCTGCGACTGCCGACGAAGTTCTTCGCCGGCCGCTCCACGGGCGAACTCGCCGGAGCGGCGATGGGCATCAGCGCCATCCGCCGCGTGCTGTCCGGCATCGGGCCGGTCTGTGTACAGGCGGGCGCCGTCGGCGCGATGAACCTCGTCCTGCTGCTCGTCTACAGCGTGCCGCTGGCGATGGTGGCGCTCGCCATGCTGGTCGTCGTCGCGGTGGTCTTCCTGGGCCTGGGGCTGTGGCAGTTGCGCTACCAGCGCCGGCTGATCGCCCTCGGATACCGGCTCAACAACCAGGCCTTCCAGACCCTGCGCGGCCTGCCCAAGCTCCGCGTCGCCGCGGCCGAGAGCTTCGCGTACGCCGCCTGGGCGCGGGAGTTCGCCCGAACCCGCGACCTCCAGCAGCGCATCGGCCGGATACAGAACGTCATCACGGTCCTGGGCGCCGTCTACCTGCCGCTGTGCACGCTGGTGATGTTCATGTTGCTGGCCGGACCGGCCCGCGGTGCCATGTCGGCCGGCGAGTTCCTCACCTTCAGCACCGCGCTGACGATGCTGCTGTCCTCGGTGACGCAGCTGACCGGTGCGCTCATCTCGGCCGCTGCCGTGCTGCCGATGTTCGAGCAGGTCAAGCCGCTCCTGCGGGAGACCCCCGAGGCGGTCCGATCCAGTACCCGACCGGGTGAGCTGACCGGCGCCATCGAGGCCAAGGACCTGTCGTACCGCTACGCCGACGACGGCCCGCTCGTCCTGGAGAACGTCAACTTCAGCATCGGACAGGGAGAGTTCGTCGCGATCGTCGGAGCCAGCGGCTGCGGAAAGTCGACACTGCTGCGGCTGCTCATCGGCTTCGACAAACCCGACTCCGGCAGCGTCATGTACGACGGCCAGGACCTGGCGGCGCTCGACCAGGCGGCCGTACGCCGACAGTGCGGCGTCGTGTTGCAGAACGCCCAGCCCTTCACCGGGTCGATCCTCGACTGCATCCGCGGCGCCGGGACGTTCTCCCTCGAAGAGGCGTGGGAGGCCGCCGCCATGGCGGGCCTGGCCGAGGACGTCAAGGCCATGCCGATGGGCATGCACACCATGCTGTCCGACGGTGGCGGCACCGTCTCGGGAGGCCAGCGCCAACGACTGATGATCGCCCAGGCCCTCATCCGCAAGCCGCGCGTCCTGTTCTTCGACGAGGCCACCAGCGCGCTGGACAACGAGGCCCAGCGCGTGGTCGTCGAGTCCACCCGCGCCCTGCGCGCCACCCGCGTCGTGATCGCCCACCGACTCTCCACGATCATGGGAGCCGACCGGGTGATCGCCATGGCGGACGGCCGCATCGTCCAGCAGGGCCCGCCCGCCGAACTGCTCGCCGACACGACCGGCCTCTTCCACGACCTGGTCCGCCGCCAGCTGCGATGA